Genomic DNA from Sphingomonas lacunae:
CGGTAGAGCCCGCAGGGGTCGCCACCAATATGCCGTCGCATATCAATTCGGGCAGCATACAGCGGCCATCAACCATAACTTCGATTTTTGCCGCTTGCCGCGTTTCGCGCAGGAGCGATATTTCATTGATTGCCGGCAGCACATGGTTTTGGCCCGACATGGTGGTAATTTGGGCCACAAGGGGATTTACCGTAAAGGCCTTGGCCCGATCAAGGCGCGCCTCGAATGCATCGAGGCGATACTCATTCATCAAAAAACCAATTGTACCCCGGTTCATGCCAAACACGGGCACAATTCGGTCTCCATCGAGCAGGCCGTGCAGGGTCTGGAGCATGAAGCCATCCCCCCCCAATGCGACGATCAGATCTGCCTCTTCTGGTGCGACCCAGTCATATCGATCGCGCAATTCCCGCGCGCCGGCCTGGGCAAGGAGCGAGCCCGAATCGACCAGCGCCACCTTGCGTCCGCTGCCAATACTGTTCATCCTGCTCTCTGCCCTGTTTTGCCGGCGTAATCATGCCTTGTTGCGGTGGCTAGCTTGCCCGTGGGGGCGGTGCAAGCAATAGGCAAGGATTAGGCCTTAAGGATGGCGCATGAATAGGGGCGAACATCAGCGGCGCATCGACGCTGAACATGGGGTGATGGTTGGCAACGACCCGTTGCTTATCCTGTCGTTCCGCCATCGCGATGATCTGGCGGATGAGGTGACGAAGCTCGGCCATGGTGTCATTGCCGCGCGGCGAGCCGACGGCCTCGCCCAGCGGCTTTCCTCCCTGAATTGCCGGTTGATTCTCCTGGACGCGCGCGAAGCGGTTATCGAGGCACTCAAGGCTGCCGAGCAATTGACGGCCAGATTAGGGCCATCGGCTGTTTCGATACTGCTGATCTATGATCGCCGGGATTCGGATTATCTTCCAGCCTTTGTTGATGCTGGCGTTGATGCGATGCTGGCAGCCCCCTGGCAACCAGCGGAATTGTCGGCTGCCCTCCAACTCGCGCGTCAGACAGTGACTGTTGGCGGAAACCATGGACCCGGCGGCGGTCAATGCTGGTGGCAGGCTGATCGGGAGGGCCGCCATCTGCAGATTGATGCCGCGTCCGACCAGCAATTGCGGGACAGCTTTCCCGTGAAGTCCAGTCTCAGGGCGGTTGTTGCCAGCTTTGGCAGCGAGGACCGGCGCCGCGCATTCGCCGCCATGCGCAAATTGCGGGCTGAGGGTGGATATGCTGCCTTCGTCCAGCGTGTGCCAAGCGGCAATCTGCCGGGAGAGTTTGTCCATCACCTCGTTTTGCAGGGCAATCGTCTTGCCGGACAAGTCGAATGGAGCCGGGCGCGGCAGGACCATACCGTGCTGCGCGGCAGTGATTCCGTGACCGGATTGATGGATTTGTCGACGGCAGTATCTCTCGTTGAAAATCATGTGTCTGCCCGACAGGAACCCTTGGCAATTTCGCTGGTCCAATTGGTCGGCCTGGATCGTTATAATGATGACGCCGGATTTTCCGCTGGAGACGCGCTGCTGCGCAGTGTCGCCCGCCAGCTTGAACGGGCCGTCCGTCAGGAAATAGGCGGCGATGCAACCGTGGCCCGTGTTGGCGGAACGCGCATGGCGGTGATTGTACCCGGCATGCACTCGGCAGGTCGGCTTGATGTCGGCCTCAGGGGCTTTGCGGCTGCCCTGGCCGATACGACCCTTGGGCCGGCCCATTCCGCATTGGGTATCCGCATTGCCACTGGCCTCATCGAACCGGGCCAGTTGGTCCACGAAATGCTTAGCCGGCTTGCTCGCCGCTTGTCCGCCCCGCGTGCACTGGTGCGGGAGCTTGATGTCGAAGCGGCTCTGGCAAAGGGGCAAGTCGTCATCAGGTTCCAACCGCAATATGCGATGGATGATGATAGCCTCTACGGGGCAGAGGCTTTGGCACGTTGGGTACATCCCAAGCTGGGGGAAATTGGCGGCGCGGCGCTGTTTTCATCCGCCACGGCAGCGGGATTGCAGAGGGAGGTCAGCGCGCATGTCTGGCGTACGGCGTTGACCGCCGTGGGGACATGGCCGGCTGCGCTTTCCCGCGTGCGTGTTGCCTTGAACCTCACCGCTTATGATGTTGGCGACGAAGGATTCGCCAAGCGCTTGCTGGCGATGTGTGATGAGGCTGGGGTCGTTCCGGCAAGGCTTGCAGTGGAGGTGACGGAAAGCGCCACCATCGCCAATTTTGATGTTGCCAACGCCAATCTCAACACTTTGCGGGAGGCGGGGATGCATGTTGCGCTTGATGACTTCGGGACAGGATACTCTGGGCTCGCTTGGCTCAAACAGCTGCCGGTAGACTATATCAAGATCGACAGCGGCTTTGCCGGCGATGCCTCAGGCGCGCCGCGAGACAGGGCGGTTCTTGGCGGGATCATCGAACTGGCGCGCAACCTGTCATTGGACGTGCTTGCCGAAGGTGTGGAAAGCATCAGCCAACGCGATCAGTTGAGAGCAATGGGGTGCCGCTGGTACCAGGGATTTCTCAAGGCGCCAGCGCTCGACAGTGATGATTTCGTCCACTTTTCAGTGGCGGCTAGCGGTTAGAATGATCGGGCTTCAGCCCGCGATTTTGGCAAGGCCCTTGGACAGCTGCAGGGCACCGTTCAGACGGGCCGACGAACTTGTCCATGGCCGCGTGATCACCAACTTGGAATCTGGACGAAGCTTTGCTGTTCCCTGCAACCTCTCGACATAGCTGATCAGGCCCGGCACGTTGGGCGGCATGTCGCCATGGAAAGCGACCAAGGCGCCCTTTGGTCCGACATCCAGTTTTGCAATCCGTGCACGGGCGGCGTTGAGCTTGATTTCCATCAAGACCATCAAATTGGCTGTGGCGTCGGGCAGGGGACCGAACCGGTCGATCATTTCCGCGGCAAATGCGTCAATTTCTTCACGGCTTTCCAGCTCGTTAAGGCGGCGATACAGTCCCATTCGGACCGGCAAGTCAGGGATGTAATCCTCCGGGAGCAGGATTGGTGCATCAACGGTGATGACTGGTGAGAACTTCTCTTGCGGAGGGCTACTGCCCGCACCTTCGGCCCGTGCCAGCAGGATCGCCTCCTCCAGCATCGACTGATAGAGTTCAAACCCGACTTCGCGGATATGGCCCGATTGTTCATCACCGACCAGATTGCCGGCTCCGCGGATGTCGAGGTCATGACTGGCGAGCTGGAATCCGGCACCCAGTGAATCGAGATCAAGCAAGATCTTGAGCCGCTTTTCGGCTGTTTCTGTCATCGTCCGGTCGGCTGCAGTGGTCATATAGGCATAGGCGCGGGTCTTGGCCCTGCCGACCCGGCCACGCAGCTGATAGAGTTGAGCCAGACCAAAGCGGTCTGCCCTGTGAATGATCAGCGTGTTGGCGTTGGGAATGTCGAGCCCGCTTTCGACAATCGTGGTAGAGACCAGCACATCATATTTCCGGTCGTAAAAGGCGCTCATGCGTTCCTCGACCTCGCCAGCCGCCATCTGGCCGTGGGCGACGACATATTTGACCTCGGGAACCTGCTTGGTCAGAAACTCTTCTATGTCCGGCAAATCTGCTATGCGCGGGGTCACGAAAAAGCTTTGTCCGCCGCGATAATGCTCGCGCAGCAGCGCCTCGCGGAGGACGACCGGGTCCCACGGCATCACATAGCTGCGCACCGCCAGCCGGTCGACTGGCGGAGTCTTGATCACGCTGAGTTCGCGCAGTCCTGACATCGCCATTTGCAGGGTGCGCGGAATGGGTGTGGCGGTCAGCGTCAAGACATGGACATCGGTCTTGAGCGCTTTGAGCCGTTCCTTGTGGACAACGCCGAACCTTTGTTCCTCATCGACAATGACCAGCCCGAGGCGTTTGAATTCGAGCCCTTTCGTCAAAAGGGCGTGCGTGCCAACAACTATGTCAATCCTGCCGTCGGCCAGTCCTTCCTTGACCGCCTTGGCCTCGGCAGAGGGCACCAGACGTGACAGGCGCCCAACATTGATGGGAAAACCCTTGAACCGCTCAACAAAATTGCTGTGGTGCTGGCGGGCAAGCAATGTGGTGGGGCAGATGACGGCAACCTGCATCCCTGCCATCGCTGCAACGAAGGCGGCGCGCAGGGCGACTTCTGTCTTGCCGAATCCAACGTCGCCGCAAACAAGCCGGTCCATCGGCTTGCCGGAGGCCAGGTCGGCGAGCACGTCGCCAATGGCCCGGTCCTGATCCTCGGTTTCGGCATAGGGGAAACGGTCAACAAATTCGGGATAGGTGCCATCCGCGGCAGCGACGTCCGCCGCGCGCAGGGCCCGGGCGGCTGCGGTGGCGAGCAATTCGCCTGCAATCTCCCGGATGCGCTCCTTCATTCGCGCCTTGCGCCGCTGCCAAGCCTCGCCGCCCAGTCGGTCGAGTGGTACGCCGTCGCTTTCGCCACCATAGCGTGACAGCACGTCCAGATTTTCGACCGGCACGAACAATTTGTCGCCGCCGGCATACGTCAGCCAGACGCAGTCATGCGGCGATTGACCGACCGGGATGGAAGTCAGCCCTTCATAGCGGCCGATGCCATGGTCACGGTGGACCACCAGATCGCCGACGGACAGGGTTGCCATCTCGGCAAGGAATGCGTCGGCGCTCTTCTTTCGGCGCTGTCGCCTGACCAACCTGTCGCCCAGCACGTCCTGTTCGGCGATGACGGACAGGCCTTCGGTGGCAAATCCATGCTCGAGCGGCAGGACAGCCAAAACGACGGATTCCCTGTCCGCCGCTCCCAAGGCATCCTGCCAGCTTTCTGCCAGGCGCACTGACAGGGCGCCATGGTCCTTGACCAGCCCGGCCAGGCGTTCCCGCGCACCAGCGGAATAGGAGGCGATGACAGTCTTGCGACCGGCGGCGCGCTCCTTTGCGAGGTGGATCACCAGCGCATCATAGACATTGTCACCAGCCGCTCTTTCAGGAGCAAAATCTCGGGCGGACTCACTGGCAAAATCGAGCACATCCGGACCGGGTGGCTCGCCAAAGCTGGTGGCCAGATGGATTGCTTGTCTGGACGACGTGACCTCAAACTCTTGCGGGCTGAGATAGAGAGAATCAGGCTGCAATGGCCGGTAGGCGCCTGGATTTGTACGCAGGGCCTCGACTCGATTATCATAATAATCTTGGATGGCTTCAAATCGGCTCTTGGTTGCTGCGATGCTGCCAAGATCGCGCACAGCCACCAGATCATCGCCAAGGTGATCGAACAGGGTCACCAGCCGCTCTTCGAAAAGCGGGAGCCAATGATCCATGCCTCCCTGTCGTCGTCCTTCGGATATGGCCTGATAAAGCGGGTCGCCGGTGGCGGTTGCTCCGAAGAGCTCGCGATACGTTGTGCGGAACCGCTTGATGCTGCTCTCGTCGAGCAATGTTTCCGCCGCGGGCAACAAGAGCAATTCGTCCGCTGTGCCGCTGCTGCGCTGGTCCGCCGGGTTGAACCGCCGCAGCGTTTCGACCTCATCGCCAAAGAAATCGAGCCGATAGCCTTCGCTTTCCCCCGCGGGGAACAGGTCGACGATCCCGCCGCGCACGGCATACTCGCCATGATCCGCCACCGTATCGACCCGACTGTATCCCTGATCCGCCAACAGGGCGGCCAACCGGTCGCGGTCCATGCGGGCGCCGGGGTGCAAACGTGCGGTCAATTGCCGGATGCGAAAAGGTGTCAGCGTGCGCTGGGTGATCGCATTGGCGGTTGTGATGACCAGTTGGGGCCCCCGTGCCGACCCCTGCAACCGCGCCAGCGCGGCGATTCGTTCGGACGATGCACGCAGCGAGGGCCCGGCACGGTCGTAGGGCAGGCAATCCCAGGCGGGAAAACGGATGACCTCCAGCTCCGGCGCGAAGTAGGCTGCACTTTCCGCCATCGCCTGCATCGCCGCGTCATCGGCGGCAATCCACAGCAACCGGCCGCGTGCGGCTCTTGCCAGATCGGCGGCGAGCAAAGGCGCAAACCCTTGTGCGACGCGCGACAGCGTCTTGGGCCGCGTCGCGGCAATTATGTCGGACAGGGCAATCATCAACGCGGGATGTCGATATAATCCAGCCGCCGCAGGACGTCGATCATCGGTCCGGCGATATGCTCCGGCGGTTCGGCTTGGCGGAAAGCCCAGGCAATGATGTCGACATCCTGTTCCTCTATCAGCCGTTCGAACCAGGCCAGTTCTTCCTCACCCCATTCGGCCCCATAACGGTCAAACAGGCCGCCAACCATGTAGTCAGCTTCCCGCGTACCCCTGTGCCAGGCACGATAGGCCAAGCGGCGGCGGCGAATCTCATCACTCATTGTTTGTCCTGTGCTGGCATGGCGGGCGGCAAGAAGGGCATGCGACGCCGTATCGACTGGCGCCAACGGCTCACACTTTCTATGGTGCATGGCAGATAGACATGCGGCCCGCCATTCTCAATCCACTCTTTGCCGAAATCACCGCCCGGCGCGGCATCGGCCCGCAACTGGCCAAGGGCTTGGCCCGGCTGGGGATCAATCGTGTCAAGGACGCCCTGTTCCATCTGCCGACGGGGCGGATTGACCGCCACCGGGTAAGCAATGTTGATGATGCGACAGTGGGGCAGGGGGTTATCGTTCCGCTGACAGCGCAAGCCTATCATTCGGGGCGTTCTCCGCGTGCACCCTTCAGGGTTGATGCGTTTGATCCCGCAGGCAACCATGTTGCCATAACGTATTTCGGGCGCGCCCAGGGCATGGCGCGCAAGGCCTTGCCAATTGGTGAGCAACGGCTCGTGGTCGGTCGGCTAGATCGTTACGGAGACATGTTGCAAATTGTTCATCCGGATCAGGTGCAGGAAATGGCGCGGGCCGCTGATGTCAGGGAACGCGAGTCCATCTATCCGCTGACCGAGGGGCTGACCAACGCGCGCATGGCCGGCATAGCCGCAGACGCCCTTTCCAGCGTGCCCGACCTTCCGGAGTGGATTGAGCCGGGCTGGTTGGCCCAAAAGGGGTGGCCGGGCTGGAAAGGTGCATTGGCTCGCGCCCATGCTGATGCCGGTGACCAGCAGGCCCGTGATCGCCTGGCCTATGACGAGCTGTTCGCCGGACAACTCGCACTGCTGCTTGTTCGCCAATCGGCGCGTCAACGGCGTGGCCGACCGATTGTCGGCGACAATAGCCTGAGGGATCGCCTTGCGCTGCCCTTCGCCCTGACCGGAGCGCAACAGCGGGCGATCCGCGACATTGACGGGGATATGGCCCAGACCGCTCCGATGCTGCGGCTTCTGCAAGGGGATGTCGGTTCCGGCAAAACGCTTGTGGCCTTGATGGCGCTGCTTTCTGCGGTCGAGGCGGGTGCCCAGGGCGCCTTTCTTGCCCCGACCGAAATATTGGCCAGACAGCATTATGATGGCCTGCGTCGCCTGCTCACCGGGCTCCCGGTCGAGGTTGCCCTGCTCACCGGGCGGGACAAGGGGAAGGGGCGCGAAGCGACGCTGATGGGCCTCGCCGATGGCAGCATTCACATACTGGTCGGCACTCATGCGATTTTTCAGGAGGCGGTCACCTATCGCAATCTCGGTCTGGTGGTTGTTGATGAACAACATAAATTCGGCGTCGCACAGCGGTTGATGCTGACTGAAAAAGGGCGGACACCGCCCCACGTGCTTGCCATGACCGCGACACCCATACCGAGGACGCTGACATTGGCGGCCTATGGCGAGATGGAGGAGAGCCGCCTCGACGAACTGCCGCCGGGCCGCACCCCGATCGATACGCGCGTGGTCTCGGCCGAACGCATTGCCCAGGTGATCGAGGGGCTGGCACGACATCTTGAGGCTGGTCACCGGGCCTATTGGGTGTGCCCGTTGGTCGAGGAAAGTGAAAAGGGTGACAGTGCCGCTGCGGAAGAACGGGCCGCCATGTTGCGTCTGCGCTTCGGTGACACTGTGGGCCTGGTGCATGGTCGAATGAAGGGCCCCGACAGGGACGTCGTGATGGACGAATTCAAGGCCGGCAGAAAGAACCTGCTGGTTGCGACCACCGTTATCGAGGTTGGCGTTGACGTTCCCGAAGCCAGTCTGATGATCATTGAAAGTGCCGAACGTTTCGGCCTTGCCCAATTGCATCAGTTGCGCGGCCGGGTAGGGCGCGGCACCGCCGCTTCGACGTGCCTGCTTATCCGCGCTGATAGCATTGGCGAAACTGCACGGGCGCGACTGGCCCTGATGCGCGAAACCAATGACGGATTCCGCATCGCTGAAGAGGATTTGCGCTTGCGGGGCGGTGGTGAGGTGCTCGGGACCAGGCAATCCGGTGATGCCAGCTTTGCTCTGGCAACACCTGAGCAGGTGGACCGGTTGATCACGCCCGCCCGTGACGACGCCCGATTGTTGCTGGATCGGGATGGGGGCCTTGCGGGAGAGCGCGGGAATGCTGCCCGCGTTGCACTCTATCTTTTTGAGAGGGATGCCGGGGTTGCCTTGTTGCGCGGTGGATAGCGATCAACCGCCGATACGGGCTCCCAATGCCTTCAACAGATGGGCGTAATCGTCTGCTTTGATCGTTTCGACGAAATTGAGACCGCTGCGTCCGCCCAGGCTCCAGATTGCGGTGGCCTTTATCTTGCCGATAATGGGCATCGAAACCGTCAGCATGGCGCCATCGGTGATGGGCTGGTCGTGCCGCATCAACATCCCGTCGGCACTGATGTTGACCAGCGTCACCGTGGCGGATCGTCCGTCAGGCAGCACCACTGGCAGGCGCGCATACACATCGGTGCGCGGAGAAGCGCGCTGATCGAGGCCCGTATAGGATGCGGATGGAACTGCCATGACAGGCAGAGTGCGCCGCTTTCCTCAACAACCGGTTAAGACTGTCTCGGTGTCAATTTGCCTTGACGGCCAGACCGTGCCGCTTTGCGCCAAGCTGGATTGGTATGGCATCATCGCTCACCATGACGCGCAGCAATGCATCGGTCACGACCATACCGGCCACTTTGACCGCTCCTTCCGCGATCTTGCGCTTGGCCTCATTGTTGGATGCGGCAAAGCCCAGTTCCTTGAGAATGGCTATGATTGCCATGCCCTCCGGCCCGACTGGAACCGAGGG
This window encodes:
- a CDS encoding PilZ domain-containing protein yields the protein MAVPSASYTGLDQRASPRTDVYARLPVVLPDGRSATVTLVNISADGMLMRHDQPITDGAMLTVSMPIIGKIKATAIWSLGGRSGLNFVETIKADDYAHLLKALGARIGG
- a CDS encoding NAD kinase, with protein sequence MNSIGSGRKVALVDSGSLLAQAGARELRDRYDWVAPEEADLIVALGGDGFMLQTLHGLLDGDRIVPVFGMNRGTIGFLMNEYRLDAFEARLDRAKAFTVNPLVAQITTMSGQNHVLPAINEISLLRETRQAAKIEVMVDGRCMLPELICDGILVATPAGSTAYNLSANGPILPLDSAALALTPISPFRPRRWRGAIVPERTRLSFIVREGSKRPVSAVADQREVRDVRSVDVAVDRSRQLTLLFDPEHALDDRIAQEQFLG
- the mfd gene encoding transcription-repair coupling factor, encoding MIALSDIIAATRPKTLSRVAQGFAPLLAADLARAARGRLLWIAADDAAMQAMAESAAYFAPELEVIRFPAWDCLPYDRAGPSLRASSERIAALARLQGSARGPQLVITTANAITQRTLTPFRIRQLTARLHPGARMDRDRLAALLADQGYSRVDTVADHGEYAVRGGIVDLFPAGESEGYRLDFFGDEVETLRRFNPADQRSSGTADELLLLPAAETLLDESSIKRFRTTYRELFGATATGDPLYQAISEGRRQGGMDHWLPLFEERLVTLFDHLGDDLVAVRDLGSIAATKSRFEAIQDYYDNRVEALRTNPGAYRPLQPDSLYLSPQEFEVTSSRQAIHLATSFGEPPGPDVLDFASESARDFAPERAAGDNVYDALVIHLAKERAAGRKTVIASYSAGARERLAGLVKDHGALSVRLAESWQDALGAADRESVVLAVLPLEHGFATEGLSVIAEQDVLGDRLVRRQRRKKSADAFLAEMATLSVGDLVVHRDHGIGRYEGLTSIPVGQSPHDCVWLTYAGGDKLFVPVENLDVLSRYGGESDGVPLDRLGGEAWQRRKARMKERIREIAGELLATAAARALRAADVAAADGTYPEFVDRFPYAETEDQDRAIGDVLADLASGKPMDRLVCGDVGFGKTEVALRAAFVAAMAGMQVAVICPTTLLARQHHSNFVERFKGFPINVGRLSRLVPSAEAKAVKEGLADGRIDIVVGTHALLTKGLEFKRLGLVIVDEEQRFGVVHKERLKALKTDVHVLTLTATPIPRTLQMAMSGLRELSVIKTPPVDRLAVRSYVMPWDPVVLREALLREHYRGGQSFFVTPRIADLPDIEEFLTKQVPEVKYVVAHGQMAAGEVEERMSAFYDRKYDVLVSTTIVESGLDIPNANTLIIHRADRFGLAQLYQLRGRVGRAKTRAYAYMTTAADRTMTETAEKRLKILLDLDSLGAGFQLASHDLDIRGAGNLVGDEQSGHIREVGFELYQSMLEEAILLARAEGAGSSPPQEKFSPVITVDAPILLPEDYIPDLPVRMGLYRRLNELESREEIDAFAAEMIDRFGPLPDATANLMVLMEIKLNAARARIAKLDVGPKGALVAFHGDMPPNVPGLISYVERLQGTAKLRPDSKLVITRPWTSSSARLNGALQLSKGLAKIAG
- a CDS encoding succinate dehydrogenase assembly factor 2, whose product is MSDEIRRRRLAYRAWHRGTREADYMVGGLFDRYGAEWGEEELAWFERLIEEQDVDIIAWAFRQAEPPEHIAGPMIDVLRRLDYIDIPR
- the recG gene encoding ATP-dependent DNA helicase RecG — encoded protein: MRPAILNPLFAEITARRGIGPQLAKGLARLGINRVKDALFHLPTGRIDRHRVSNVDDATVGQGVIVPLTAQAYHSGRSPRAPFRVDAFDPAGNHVAITYFGRAQGMARKALPIGEQRLVVGRLDRYGDMLQIVHPDQVQEMARAADVRERESIYPLTEGLTNARMAGIAADALSSVPDLPEWIEPGWLAQKGWPGWKGALARAHADAGDQQARDRLAYDELFAGQLALLLVRQSARQRRGRPIVGDNSLRDRLALPFALTGAQQRAIRDIDGDMAQTAPMLRLLQGDVGSGKTLVALMALLSAVEAGAQGAFLAPTEILARQHYDGLRRLLTGLPVEVALLTGRDKGKGREATLMGLADGSIHILVGTHAIFQEAVTYRNLGLVVVDEQHKFGVAQRLMLTEKGRTPPHVLAMTATPIPRTLTLAAYGEMEESRLDELPPGRTPIDTRVVSAERIAQVIEGLARHLEAGHRAYWVCPLVEESEKGDSAAAEERAAMLRLRFGDTVGLVHGRMKGPDRDVVMDEFKAGRKNLLVATTVIEVGVDVPEASLMIIESAERFGLAQLHQLRGRVGRGTAASTCLLIRADSIGETARARLALMRETNDGFRIAEEDLRLRGGGEVLGTRQSGDASFALATPEQVDRLITPARDDARLLLDRDGGLAGERGNAARVALYLFERDAGVALLRGG
- a CDS encoding GGDEF domain-containing phosphodiesterase, giving the protein MNRGEHQRRIDAEHGVMVGNDPLLILSFRHRDDLADEVTKLGHGVIAARRADGLAQRLSSLNCRLILLDAREAVIEALKAAEQLTARLGPSAVSILLIYDRRDSDYLPAFVDAGVDAMLAAPWQPAELSAALQLARQTVTVGGNHGPGGGQCWWQADREGRHLQIDAASDQQLRDSFPVKSSLRAVVASFGSEDRRRAFAAMRKLRAEGGYAAFVQRVPSGNLPGEFVHHLVLQGNRLAGQVEWSRARQDHTVLRGSDSVTGLMDLSTAVSLVENHVSARQEPLAISLVQLVGLDRYNDDAGFSAGDALLRSVARQLERAVRQEIGGDATVARVGGTRMAVIVPGMHSAGRLDVGLRGFAAALADTTLGPAHSALGIRIATGLIEPGQLVHEMLSRLARRLSAPRALVRELDVEAALAKGQVVIRFQPQYAMDDDSLYGAEALARWVHPKLGEIGGAALFSSATAAGLQREVSAHVWRTALTAVGTWPAALSRVRVALNLTAYDVGDEGFAKRLLAMCDEAGVVPARLAVEVTESATIANFDVANANLNTLREAGMHVALDDFGTGYSGLAWLKQLPVDYIKIDSGFAGDASGAPRDRAVLGGIIELARNLSLDVLAEGVESISQRDQLRAMGCRWYQGFLKAPALDSDDFVHFSVAASG